Proteins from one Vanessa atalanta chromosome 15, ilVanAtal1.2, whole genome shotgun sequence genomic window:
- the LOC125069391 gene encoding protein JTB → MIETCSKRCMLLGTIFLGVLTIVVLILESQLADTLSGSQRMKNKTFPTENNSTCWMHQPYTIISECHPCSDFEIRSKSIGVCIHTNFKEILKCDNGETVTRSCDRVAYLEERAYWKFTIWSFVIGMVSSLAVMLRMRVLNYKAKLRARQVLSNGSI, encoded by the exons atgattgagaCGTGTTCCAAAAGATGTATGCTCTTAGGAACGATTTTTTTGGGGGT CTTAACCATAGTGGTTCTTATATTAGAATCACAATTGGCTGACACGCTATCTGGCAGCCAAAGAATGAAAAACAAGACCTTTCCTACAGAGAACAATTCTACATGCTGGATGCATCAACCATATACTATAATTAGTGAATGTCATCCCTGTTCAG ACTTTGAGATACGTAGTAAGAGCATTGGAGTATGTATCCACacaaatttcaaagaaattctgaaATGTGATAATGGTGAAACAGTAACAAGAag CTGTGATCGAGTTGCTTATTTAGAAGAAAGGGCCTATTGGAAGTTTACTATTTGGTCTTTTGTTATTGGAATGGTGTCATCATTAGCTGTCATGCTTAGAATGAGAGTACTTAACTACAAAGCAAAGCTAAGAGCTCGTCAAGTTCTCAGCAATGGATCAATATGA
- the LOC125069390 gene encoding tRNA (cytosine(38)-C(5))-methyltransferase gives MTLHRILELYSGIGGMHCAWNESGLEGEVMLAVDINNVANEVYKYNFPSTPLLNRNIQCLTPDYIDKLNVNTILMSPPCQPFTRNGKYLDESDPRTNSFLYLIDLFIHLANIEYILMENVKGFECSTVRNIFINKLKECKFDYQEFLLCPSSFGVPNSRLRYYCIARRNKSEWPFRRKEDIVKSLPKNYGRPVALEDILELNVPEKYLVSDKLLKRAKVLDICYKNSRRSCCFTKAYTHYVEGTGSVFTNATPEEVEECYKVAKTFGDKSDDFVDTIKQLKLRFFTPNEVLSLMSFSKNYKFPENITTKQCYRLLGNSVNVKVITELLKILFE, from the exons aATCGGGGTTGGAAGGTGAAGTAATGTTGGCTGTTGATATAAACAATGTCGCCAACGAGGTTTACAAGTACAACTTTCCCAGCACTCCATTACTGAATAGAAATATACAATGCTTAACACCAGATTACATCGATAAGCTTAATGTGAATACAATTCTTATGTCTCCCCCATGTCAGCCCTTTACcagaaatggtaaatatttggATGAAAGTGACCCTAGAACcaattcgtttttatatttaattgacttGTTTATACACTTAgccaatattgaatatattttaatggaaaatgTAAAAGGTTTTGAATGTTCaactgttagaaatatatttataaacaaattaaaagaatGCAAATTTGATTATCAAGAGTTTCTGCTATGTCCGTCCAGTTTTGGTGTGCCTAATTCCAGATTGAGATATTATTGTATAGCTAGAAGAAACAAGTCTGAATGGCCTTTTCGAAGAAAAGAGGATATT gTCAAAAGTCTTCCAAAAAATTATGGACGTCCTGTAGCTTTAGAAGATATATTAGAATTGAATGTTccagaaaaatatttagttagtgACAAATTGTTAAAGAGAGCTAAAGTATTGGACATTTGTTATAAGAATTCTAGACGATCCTGCTGTTTTACTAAAGCATATACACATTATGTCGAAGGCACTGGTTCAGTTTTTACTAATGCTACACCAGAGGAAGTAGAAGAATGTTATAAAGTAGCAAAAACATTTGGTGATAAAAGTGATGATTTTGTAGacacaataaaacaattaaaattgagGTTTTTTACTCCCAACGAAGTTCTATCACTTATGTCATTttcaaaaaactataaatttcctgaaaatattacaacaaaacaATGTTATAGGTTATTAGGAAACAGTGtaaatgttaaagttattacagaattattaaaaatactctttgaatga